Proteins encoded by one window of Gemmatimonadota bacterium:
- a CDS encoding GMC family oxidoreductase N-terminal domain-containing protein — protein sequence MIIQGTHHRGDVRDRSDAVVIGTGAGGGTLAAYLAERGWDVVMLEKGGFFRAEDFSQREEQAMADFNGRRGFDATVDNAVFLTYAEAVGGCTVHYWGDSFRTPADRLEQWRTARGVDWMTPAELDPHWAAIEQELGIHIAEERLFNENNRLVRQGCEALGIEGGAVPTARVDCIGCGWTQFGCAYNRKSSQLITTIPRVSRAGGRIYSDARIERVVVEQGRAVAVEGSLLDR from the coding sequence ATGATCATCCAGGGCACGCACCACCGGGGCGACGTGCGCGACCGGAGCGATGCGGTCGTGATCGGCACGGGTGCCGGCGGCGGCACGCTGGCGGCCTATCTGGCGGAGCGCGGCTGGGACGTGGTGATGCTGGAGAAGGGCGGCTTCTTCCGGGCCGAGGACTTCTCGCAGCGCGAGGAGCAGGCCATGGCCGACTTCAACGGCCGGCGCGGCTTCGACGCCACCGTAGACAACGCCGTGTTCCTGACGTACGCGGAAGCAGTGGGCGGGTGCACGGTGCACTACTGGGGGGACTCGTTCCGCACGCCCGCCGACCGGCTCGAGCAGTGGCGGACGGCGCGGGGCGTGGACTGGATGACGCCGGCGGAGCTCGATCCCCACTGGGCCGCCATCGAGCAGGAGCTAGGCATCCACATCGCGGAGGAGCGGCTGTTCAACGAGAACAACCGCCTGGTCCGCCAGGGGTGTGAGGCGCTGGGGATCGAGGGTGGCGCGGTGCCCACCGCGCGCGTCGACTGCATTGGCTGCGGCTGGACGCAGTTCGGCTGCGCATACAACCGCAAGAGCTCGCAGCTCATCACCACGATTCCGCGAGTCTCGCGGGCGGGCGGACGGATCTACAGTGACGCGCGCATCGAGCGCGTCGTGGTCGAGCAGGGGCGCGCGGTGGCGGTCGAAGGGTCGCTGCTGGACCG